The following proteins are co-located in the Spea bombifrons isolate aSpeBom1 chromosome 3, aSpeBom1.2.pri, whole genome shotgun sequence genome:
- the NUS1 gene encoding dehydrodolichyl diphosphate synthase complex subunit NUS1, which yields MSVVYALAWRFLHVALWAQRALLLWLLRFWDWRLWRAAVALLVPSDFALRERAGARRDCTYLSTRRDQLAQQPCRCEDPRPDCDCRYLKHRCDCKYLQRLQCNIPFTRQQSDCKCQQQVQGRCFRTDVSSLAKLPVHVGLIINEEQESYTDVANLVAWCMAAGISYVSVYDNRGLFKQNSSKLMDKVLKQQKELLDHEYSKNTFGYANGSVDKADKAPSRLPVVNILSPEDGKAEIGKTAQRFCKLVAEKKNQPGDLDVNVLDNLLRSTQSFPDPDLILKFGHVASTLGFLPWHIRLSEIISLPSHVNIRYEDFYFALRCYAGCEQRLGK from the exons ATGTCCGTGGTGTACGCGCTGGCCTGGCGCTTCCTGCACGTGGCGCTGTGGGCCCAGCGCGCACTCCTCTTGTGGCTGCTCCGCTTCTGGGACTGGAGGCTGTGGCGCGCGGCGGTCGCTCTCCTCGTACCGAGCGACTTCGCTCTCCGGGAGCGAGCAGGAGCCAGGCGGGACTGCACGTACCTGTCAACGCGGCGGGACCAGCTCGCTCAGCAGCCGTGCCGCTGCGAGGACCCGCGGCCCGACTGCGACTGCCGGTACCTGAAGCACCGGTGTGACTGCAAGTACCTGCAGCGGCTCCAGTGCAACATCCCATTCACCAGGCAGCAGAGCGACTGCAAGTGCCAGCAACAGGTGCAGGGCCGCTGCTTCAGGACTGATGTGTCCAGCCTGGCCAAGTTGCCCGTGCACGTGGGACTGATCATCAATGAGGAGCAAGAGAGCTACACGGATGTAGCCAATTTAGTGGCGTGGTGCATGGCGGCCGGCATCTCCTATGTCAGCGTGTATGATAATCGAG GTCTCTTCAAACAAAATAGTTCCAAGCTGATGgataaagtgttaaaacagcagAAAGAATTATTGGACCATGAGTATTCCAAGAACACTTTTGGTTACGCTAATGGCAGCGTTGACAAAGCAGATAAAG CTCCCAGCCGTTTGCCTGTGGTCAATATACTATCTCCAGAAGATGGAAAGGCTGAAATTGGAAAAACTGCCCAAAGATTCTGTAAGCTAGTAGCAGAGAAAAAGAACCAACCAGGAGACCTGGATGTGAATGTATTAGACAACTTACTAAGAA GTACACAAAGCTTCCCTGACCCTGATCTAATACTGAAATTTGGTCATGTAGCCAGTACTTTAGGATTTCTACCATGGCACATTAGACTTTCAGAAATCAT TTCTTTACCTTCACATGTGAATATACGCTATGAAGACTTTTATTTCGCTCTCCGTTGCTACGCGGGCTGTGAGCAGCGGCTTGGGAAATGA